CCTGAATGGGCATCGTTTCCGACCTTGCGCGGAAAAAGCTTTTACGGTCAGCCCGTAAAGCGATTCACTAATCTGCAAGGCTTTTTTAATCTGAATCTGGCTCAGTTACGCAAGATTCGTGATGAGCGACGCTCTGCTCTTTCTAATGAGAGCTCTGATCAGAGCGAGGGTATTTCTGCCCCTGTTTGTACAGGTCCGACCATTCTTTGTGGGATGCCTTAAGGCATCCCAGCTCACTCAGGCGTCCTCGCTGGATTCCTTCACCTTTCGACCGACTGTCGCGCCCGCGATGAGATAAGCACCTATTCCACCTGCCATAAACCCCATTCCGTTGCGAATCAGTGGCAGCAGATCACTGGTTCGTGTGATCACCGGTGCAACCCCGAACACGCCGAAGAGCATGCCCCAAAGCGGAGACAGCAATAACAGCCACCCCCAGGCAATCCGTTCTCCCTCTTTGCGTGGATAGGCAGCAAATCCCGCGATTAGACCACCCAGGACTGAAGTGCAGAGTGTCCAGAGCCACTGCTCCGTCGGTAGTCCTGGAACAACTTGGCATCCGCCACGATCTAAACAGAGTTCCACAGCGTCCAGTGCCGCCAGGATGGCGCCGTCCTCTCCGTGATCCTTCACATAAAATTGATTGCCGTAGCGCGTCTGCAGTTCAACCCACCAGGTGCGGGGCATCAGCGCAAACAGGGCATCACCCACATTGAAGTTGAGCAGATTGCCCCCCCTCGGATCCGCCACCACCAGCAGACTGCGTTCGTCTAGACCCCAGAACTCCTTTACGGCCAGACCCGGAGTTCGCTCGTATTGCGTCAGCACTCTCAACTTCCAGCCGCTGCGTTGCTCAAAGGCATCGAGAGAAGTTTCCAGTGATTCGCGCTGCGTCTGGCTAAGAGCCTTGGCGAGGTCAATCACCGGTGTCGGATGGTCCGGGAGCAGATCGGGATTATCGATTGCCCCTACAGGCGCGGCGAACATCACCAGCAGAACCGACAGGCTCAGCAGTGCCTTCAGGCCACGCATCATTGCTTGGACACCCATGATTTAGAGCGAGTGCACGCCATTCTCACCACATGAAGGCCTTAGCTGTGCCCTGCCCCGAATGGCTGCTGGACCGACTGCAAGACCATGCCCGACGGGTGCCCTTCTCCACCTTCATGGAATGGGCACTGCATGACCCTGATCACGGCGCTTACGGGAGTGGTCAACTGCAAGTTGGAACGGCTGGCGATTTCGTTACGTCCCCTTCCCTCGGTGTGGATTTTGCAGGCCTTCTGATTCATCAGCTGATTGATTGGCTTGAGACCCTGGCGGCTCGCCATCCAGATGCCCTGCTGTCAATCGTTGATGTGGGGCCAGGGGAAGCTGATCTGATTGCCCAGTTGATCCCTCTGCTGCAGGCTTCAGCCGCTGAATGGCTGTCGCGCCTGGAGTGCGTGCTGGTTGAAATCAACCCCGGAATGCAGCTCCGCCAGAGGGAGCGTCTTCAATCACTGGGCAACATTCCTTGCCGCTGGTGTTCCTTGGAGGAGCTTGCTGCTGAACCGGTGAAGGGCATCCTCATTGCCCATGAGCTGCTGGATGCTTTGCCGGTCGAGCGCCTCATCCTTCGCAGTGGTTCACTGCGTCGTCAGATGGTCACTCTCACGACCTCTGAGGCATCAGTCCCTCTGCTGTCTTGGGATGACGATCCTTTGCCTCATTTGCTGCAGGATCAGATCGACGAGCAGGCGAATCGTGATGGTCTCGAGCTCCCGCCAAGTGGAGCCTTGGAAGGCTGGGCGACGGAATGGCATCACTCCTTGGATCCCTGGATGAAGGAGGCCTTTTCAGCCATGACTGATGGCATGTTGTTGGTGGTGGATTACGCCCTGGAGTCACGCCGTTATTACGCTCCGCGGCGCGCTGATGGAACTCTTTTGGCCTACAAACGTCAACAGGCATCCACAGATGTTCTGCGTGATGCAGGTTCTCAGGACATCACCGCTCACCTGTGCTTGGAATCGCTCCTGGGAGCTGCCTCAGAGGCTGGCTGGATTCTGGATGGCCACTGCCGTCAAGGAGAAGCGCTGCTTGCGTTGGGTCTTGCAGAGCGGCTCACAGCACTGCAGCAGCTCCCCAGTGATCAGCTGGCGCAAGCGCTGCGTCGAAGAGAAGCCCTGCTGAGGCTTGTCGATCCCAGTTGTCTCGGTGAGCTGCGCTGGTTTGCCTTTCATCGCTTTGCACCAAAAGGCTCTGAACAAGTGCATCTCAACAGTCGTTTCTTGCGTGAACCGACCTGATCAGTTGAGGGATTCAAGGCAGCGGTTGACA
Above is a window of Synechococcus sp. BIOS-U3-1 DNA encoding:
- a CDS encoding TPM domain-containing protein; this translates as MMRGLKALLSLSVLLVMFAAPVGAIDNPDLLPDHPTPVIDLAKALSQTQRESLETSLDAFEQRSGWKLRVLTQYERTPGLAVKEFWGLDERSLLVVADPRGGNLLNFNVGDALFALMPRTWWVELQTRYGNQFYVKDHGEDGAILAALDAVELCLDRGGCQVVPGLPTEQWLWTLCTSVLGGLIAGFAAYPRKEGERIAWGWLLLLSPLWGMLFGVFGVAPVITRTSDLLPLIRNGMGFMAGGIGAYLIAGATVGRKVKESSEDA
- a CDS encoding class I SAM-dependent methyltransferase; translated protein: MKALAVPCPEWLLDRLQDHARRVPFSTFMEWALHDPDHGAYGSGQLQVGTAGDFVTSPSLGVDFAGLLIHQLIDWLETLAARHPDALLSIVDVGPGEADLIAQLIPLLQASAAEWLSRLECVLVEINPGMQLRQRERLQSLGNIPCRWCSLEELAAEPVKGILIAHELLDALPVERLILRSGSLRRQMVTLTTSEASVPLLSWDDDPLPHLLQDQIDEQANRDGLELPPSGALEGWATEWHHSLDPWMKEAFSAMTDGMLLVVDYALESRRYYAPRRADGTLLAYKRQQASTDVLRDAGSQDITAHLCLESLLGAASEAGWILDGHCRQGEALLALGLAERLTALQQLPSDQLAQALRRREALLRLVDPSCLGELRWFAFHRFAPKGSEQVHLNSRFLREPT